The Desmodus rotundus isolate HL8 chromosome 13, HLdesRot8A.1, whole genome shotgun sequence genome has a window encoding:
- the IRS2 gene encoding insulin receptor substrate 2 isoform X2, protein MASPPLHSPPGPAGGDGPNLNNNNNNNNHSVRKCGYLRKQKHGHKRFFVLRGPGGSGDEATAGGGPAPQPPRLEYYESEKKWRSKAGAPKRVISLDCCLNINKRADAKHKYLIALYTKDEYFAVAAENEQEQEGWYRALTDLVSEGRAGAGDSTPSAVTAGSCSASLPGALGGSAGADDSYGLVAPATAAYREVWQVNLKPKGLGQSKNLTGVYRLCLSARTIGFVKLNCEQPSVTLQLMNIRRCGHSDSFFFIEVGRSAVTGPGELWMQADDSVVAQNIHETILEAMKALKELFEFRPRSKSQSSGSSATHPISVPGARRHHHLVNLPPSQTGLVRRSRTDSLAATPPATKCSSCRVRTASEGDGGAAAGTGAVGGRPVSVAGSPLSPGPVRVPLSRSHTLSGGCGSRASKVTLPPAGGALQHSRSMSMPMAHSPPAATSPGSLSSSSGHGSGSYPLPPGPHTHLQHPLHHHTSQRPSSGSASASGSPSDPGFMSLDEYGSSPGDLRAFCSHRSNTPESIAETPPARDGSGSELYGYMTMDRPLSHCGRPYRRVSGDGAQDLDRGLRKRTYSLTTPARQRPVPQPSSASLDEYTLMRATFSGSSGRLCPSCPTSSPKVAYHPYPEDYGDIEIGSHRSSSSNLGTDDGYMPMTPGVALMGGGSGSCKSDDYMPMSPTSVSAPKQILQPRAAAAALPPTGPAVPAPANAAVRAFPENGASYKASSPAESSPEDSGYMRMWCGSKLSMENTDSKLLPNGDYLNMSPSDAGTLETPPDFFSAALHGGEMLRGVPGYCYSSLPRSYKAPYTCNGDNDQYVLMSSPVGRILEEERQEPQASVATTQSASVLVAGVGGVGHTQPPHSVVPSPGRLGSSSSSRAEGFLNQRCRAVRPTRLSLEGLQTLPSMHEYPLPPEPKSPGEYINIDFGEAGARLSPPAPPLLASAASSSSLLSASSPASSLGSGTPGTSSDSRQRSPLSDYMNLDFSSPKSPKPGTQTGDPVASLDALLSPEASSRYPPLPPRPAAPSSLKSQPPPPPSPGELYRLPPASTSQGPSAASSSSSETGDNGDYTEMAFGVAATPPQPIVAPPKPEGARVTSPTSGMKRLSLMDQVSGVEAFLQAGQPPDPHRGAKVIRADPQGGRRRHSSETFSSTTTVTPVSPSFAHNPKRHNSASVENVSLRKSSEGGGSGVLGGGDEPLPSPHQLQPQLPQQAQPWTPSQPGGLVGCPGGSGSPMRRETSAGFQNGLNYIAIDVRDEPGPSPSQQQHPQLHPQQHPHPQPGDKSTWGRTRSLGGLISTVGAGSAGGVCGGPGPGPLPSNTYASIDFLSHHLKEATIVKE, encoded by the coding sequence ATGGCGAGCCCGCCGCTGCACAGCCCCCCTGGGCCGGCGGGCGGCGACGGCCCCaacctcaacaacaacaacaacaacaacaaccacagcGTGCGCAAGTGCGGCTACCTGCGCAAACAGAAGCACGGCCACAAGCGCTTTTTCGTGCTGCGCGGGCCCGGCGGGAGCGGCGATGAGGCGACAGCGGGTGGGGGTCCAGCGCCGCAGCCGCCGCGGCTCGAGTACTACGAGAGCGAGAAGAAGTGGCGGAGCAAGGCGGGCGCCCCGAAGCGGGTCATCTCACTCGACTGCTGCCTGAACATCAACAAGCGCGCCGACGCCAAGCACAAGTACCTGATCGCCCTCTACACCAAGGACGAGTACTTCGCCGTGGCGGCCGAGAAcgagcaggagcaggaggggtGGTACCGCGCGCTCACCGACCTGGTCAGTGAGGGCCGCGCTGGTGCCGGCGACTCGACCCCCTCCGCTGTCACCGCCGGGTCCTGCAGTGCCTCTTtgcccggcgccctgggtggctCGGCGGGTGCTGATGACAGCTACGGGCTGGTGGCGCCCGCCACGGCAGCCTACCGCGAGGTATGGCAGGTGAACCTGAAGCCCAAGGGTCTGGGCCAGAGCAAGAACCTGACAGGCGTCTACCGCCTGTGTCTGTCCGCACGCACTATCGGCTTCGTAAAGCTGAACTGTGAGCAGCCGTCGGTGACGCTGCAGCTCATGAACATCCGCCGCTGCGGCCACTCGGACAGCTTCTTCTTCATCGAGGTGGGCCGCTCAGCTGTAACCGGCCCTGGCGAGCTGTGGATGCAGGCCGACGACTCGGTGGTGGCCCAGAACATCCATGAGACCATCTTGGAGGCTATGAAAGCGCTCAAGGAGCTTTTCGAGTTCCGGCCGCGCAGCAAGAGCCAGTCCTCGGGCTCCTCCGCCACGCATCCCATTAGTGTCCCCGGCGCTCGTCGGCACCACCACCTGGTCAACCTGCCCCCCAGCCAGACTGGCCTGGTGCGTCGCTCGCGCACCGACAGCCTGGCTGCTACCCCGCCGGCTACCAAATGCAGCTCATGCCGTGTGCGCACGGCCAGCGAGGGCGATGGCGGTGCGGCGGCGGGAACTGGGGCGGTAGGTGGAAGGCCCGTGTCGGTGGCTGGGAGCCCCCTGAGCCCGGGGCCGGTGCGCGTGCCCCTGAGTCGCTCACACACCCTGAGCGGCGGCTGCGGTAGCCGCGCGAGCAAGGTGACGCTGCCGCCGGCAGGGGGCGCCCTGCAACATAGCCGCTCCATGTCCATGCCCATGGCGCACTCGCCCCCGGCAGCCACCAGCCCAGGCAGCCTTTCGTCCAGCAGCGGGCATGGCTCGGGTTCCTACCCACTGCCTCCGGGCCCGCACACGCACCTGCAGCATCCCCTGCACCACCATACGAGCCAGCGGCCCTCCAGCGGCAGCGCCTCAGCCTCTGGCTCCCCCAGCGATCCCGGCTTCATGTCCTTGGATGAGTATGGCTCCAGCCCTGGGGATCTGAGAGCCTTCTGCAGCCACAGAAGCAACACACCTGAGTCCATTGCCGAGACACCCCCGGCAAGGGATGGCAGTGGGAGCGAGCTATATGGGTACATGACCATGGACAGGCCCCTGAGCCACTGTGGCCGCCCCTACCGTCGGGTCTCAGGGGATGGAGCTCAGGACTTGGACAGAGGGCTGAGAAAGAGGACTTACTCCCTGACTACACCTGCTCGGCAGCGGCCAGTGCCCCAACCCTCCTCTGCATCCTTGGATGAATACACTCTGATGCGGGCCACCTTCTCTGGCAGCTCAGGCCGACTCTGCCCGTCCTGCCCGACATCTTCTCCCAAAGTGGCCTACCACCCTTATCCTGAAGACTATGGCGACATTGAGATTGGGTCCCATAGGAGCTCTAGCAGTAACTTGGGCACAGACGATGGTTACATGCCCATGACCCCTGGCGTGGCCCTCatgggtggtggcagtggcagctGCAAGAGCGACGACTACATGCCCATGAGCCCCACCAGCGTGTCTGCCCCCAAGCAGATCCTGCAGCCACGGGCTGCTGCTGCAGCCTTGCCCCCCACCGGTCCTGCAGTGCCGGCACCCGCCAATGCAGCAGTCAGGGCCTTTCCAGAGAATGGGGCCAGCTACAAAGCTAGCTCCCCGGCCGAAAGCTCCCCCGAGGACAGTGGATACATGCGCATGTGGTGTGGCTCCAAGCTGTCCATGGAGAACACCGACAGCAAGCTGCTTCCCAACGGGGACTACCTCAACATGTCCCCCAGCGATGCAGGCACTTTGGAGACCCCACCTGACTTCTTCTCAGCAGCCTTGCATGGCGGAGAGATGCTCAGGGGCGTCCCTGGCTACTGTTACAGCTCTTTGCCCCGCTCCTACAAGGCTCCCTACACGTGCAATGGGGACAATGACCAGTATGTGCTCATGAGCTCCCCCGTGGGGCGCATCCTggaagaggagaggcaggagccTCAGGCCAGTGTGGCGACCACACAGTCGGCCAGCGTCTTGGTGGCTGGGGTCGGTGGGGTTGGGCACACCCAGCCGCCTCACTCCGTGGTGCCTTCTCCAGGGAGGCTAGGTAGCAGCAGCAGTAGCCGCGCAGAGGGCTTCCTGAACCAGCGTTGCCGGGCAGTGAGGCCCACGCGCCTATCCCTGGAGGGGCTTCAGACCCTACCCAGCATGCACGAGTACCCTTTACCACCCGAGCCCAAGAGTCCGGGCGAGTATATCAATATTGACTTTGGGGAGGCGGGAGCACGCTTGTCGCCACCTGCCCCTCCGCTGCTGGCTTCGGCAGCCTCGTCCTCCTCTCTGCTGTCTGCTAGCAGCCCAGCCTCTTCCCTGGGCTCAGGCACCCCAGGCACTAGCAGCGACAGCCGGCAGCGCTCCCCGCTCTCTGACTACATGAACCTTGACTTCAGTTCTCCCAAGTCACCTAAGCCTGGTACCCAGACTGGTGACCCGGTGGCCTCCTTGGATGCCCTCCTATCTCCCGAGGCCTCTTCCCGGTACCCGCCATTGCCCCCACGCCCTGCTGCCCCCTCTTCCTTGAAGTCAcagccacctcccccaccctccccaggagAGTTGTACCGCCTGCCTCCTGCATCCACATCCCAGGGCCCCAGCGCTGCCTCCTCTTCGTCCTCAGAGACTGGGGACAATGGTGACTACACCGAGATGGCCTTTGGCGTGGCTGCCACCCCGCCACAACCCATCGTCGCCCCCCCCAAACCAGAAGGTGCCCGCGTGACCAGCCCCACATCTGGCATGAAGAGGCTGAGTCTCATGGATCAGGTGTCTGGAGTTGAGGCCTTTCTGCAGGCTGGCCAGCCTCCAGACCCACACCGGGGGGCCAAGGTCATCCGTGCAGACCCGCAGGGGGGCCGCCGCCGCCACAGCTCTGAGACTTTTTCCTCAACCACCACTGTGACTCCCGTGTCTCCATCCTTTGCCCACAACCCGAAGCGCCACAACTCGGCCTCTGTGGAAAATGTCTCTCTCAGGAAAAGCAGCGAAGGGGGTGGCAGCGGTGTCCTTGGTGGGGGCGATGAGCCCCTTCCATCCCCCCACCAGTTGCAACCACAGCTCCCCCAGCAGGCTCAGCCATGGACACCAAGTCAGCCTGGGGGCCTGGTTGGCTGCCCTGGGGGCAGTGGCTCTCCAATGCGCAGGGAGACATCTGCTGGCTTCCAGAATGGCCTCAACTACATTGCCATCGATGTGAGGGACGAGCCAGGGCCCTCGCCGTCCCAGCAGCAACACCCACAATTGCATCCACAGCAGCATCCACATCCCCAGCCAGGCGACAAGAGCACCTGGGGCCGGACCCGTAGCCTTGGGGGTCTCATCAGCACTGTGGGGGCTGGCAGTGCtggtggggtgtgtggggggccAGGCCCTGGACCCCTGCCCTCCAACACCTATGCCAGCATCGACTTCTTGTCCCATCACCTGAAGGAGGCCACCATTGTGAAAG
- the IRS2 gene encoding insulin receptor substrate 2 isoform X1 — MASPPLHSPPGPAGGDGPNLNNNNNNNNHSVRKCGYLRKQKHGHKRFFVLRGPGGSGDEATAGGGPAPQPPRLEYYESEKKWRSKAGAPKRVISLDCCLNINKRADAKHKYLIALYTKDEYFAVAAENEQEQEGWYRALTDLVSEGRAGAGDSTPSAVTAGSCSASLPGALGGSAGADDSYGLVAPATAAYREVWQVNLKPKGLGQSKNLTGVYRLCLSARTIGFVKLNCEQPSVTLQLMNIRRCGHSDSFFFIEVGRSAVTGPGELWMQADDSVVAQNIHETILEAMKALKELFEFRPRSKSQSSGSSATHPISVPGARRHHHLVNLPPSQTGLVRRSRTDSLAATPPATKCSSCRVRTASEGDGGAAAGTGAVGGRPVSVAGSPLSPGPVRVPLSRSHTLSGGCGSRASKVTLPPAGGALQHSRSMSMPMAHSPPAATSPGSLSSSSGHGSGSYPLPPGPHTHLQHPLHHHTSQRPSSGSASASGSPSDPGFMSLDEYGSSPGDLRAFCSHRSNTPESIAETPPARDGSGSELYGYMTMDRPLSHCGRPYRRVSGDGAQDLDRGLRKRTYSLTTPARQRPVPQPSSASLDEYTLMRATFSGSSGRLCPSCPTSSPKVAYHPYPEDYGDIEIGSHRSSSSNLGTDDGYMPMTPGVALMGGGSGSCKSDDYMPMSPTSVSAPKQILQPRAAAAALPPTGPAVPAPANAAVRAFPENGASYKASSPAESSPEDSGYMRMWCGSKLSMENTDSKLLPNGDYLNMSPSDAGTLETPPDFFSAALHGGEMLRGVPGYCYSSLPRSYKAPYTCNGDNDQYVLMSSPVGRILEEERQEPQASVATTQSASVLVAGVGGVGHTQPPHSVVPSPGRLGSSSSSRAEGFLNQRCRAVRPTRLSLEGLQTLPSMHEYPLPPEPKSPGEYINIDFGEAGARLSPPAPPLLASAASSSSLLSASSPASSLGSGTPGTSSDSRQRSPLSDYMNLDFSSPKSPKPGTQTGDPVASLDALLSPEASSRYPPLPPRPAAPSSLKSQPPPPPSPGELYRLPPASTSQGPSAASSSSSETGDNGDYTEMAFGVAATPPQPIVAPPKPEGARVTSPTSGMKRLSLMDQVSGVEAFLQAGQPPDPHRGAKVIRADPQGGRRRHSSETFSSTTTVTPVSPSFAHNPKRHNSASVENVSLRKSSEGGGSGVLGGGDEPLPSPHQLQPQLPQQAQPWTPSQPGGLVGCPGGSGSPMRRETSAGFQNGLNYIAIDVRDEPGPSPSQQQHPQLHPQQHPHPQPGDKSTWGRTRSLGGLISTVGAGSAGGVCGGPGPGPLPSNTYASIDFLSHHLKEATIVKDIHDLTRKAPFSSCAEEASWPPAAPSTHNASCSENLPLLDALPSTTAATVVGGGQSHLAGQLCVTNPSG; from the exons ATGGCGAGCCCGCCGCTGCACAGCCCCCCTGGGCCGGCGGGCGGCGACGGCCCCaacctcaacaacaacaacaacaacaacaaccacagcGTGCGCAAGTGCGGCTACCTGCGCAAACAGAAGCACGGCCACAAGCGCTTTTTCGTGCTGCGCGGGCCCGGCGGGAGCGGCGATGAGGCGACAGCGGGTGGGGGTCCAGCGCCGCAGCCGCCGCGGCTCGAGTACTACGAGAGCGAGAAGAAGTGGCGGAGCAAGGCGGGCGCCCCGAAGCGGGTCATCTCACTCGACTGCTGCCTGAACATCAACAAGCGCGCCGACGCCAAGCACAAGTACCTGATCGCCCTCTACACCAAGGACGAGTACTTCGCCGTGGCGGCCGAGAAcgagcaggagcaggaggggtGGTACCGCGCGCTCACCGACCTGGTCAGTGAGGGCCGCGCTGGTGCCGGCGACTCGACCCCCTCCGCTGTCACCGCCGGGTCCTGCAGTGCCTCTTtgcccggcgccctgggtggctCGGCGGGTGCTGATGACAGCTACGGGCTGGTGGCGCCCGCCACGGCAGCCTACCGCGAGGTATGGCAGGTGAACCTGAAGCCCAAGGGTCTGGGCCAGAGCAAGAACCTGACAGGCGTCTACCGCCTGTGTCTGTCCGCACGCACTATCGGCTTCGTAAAGCTGAACTGTGAGCAGCCGTCGGTGACGCTGCAGCTCATGAACATCCGCCGCTGCGGCCACTCGGACAGCTTCTTCTTCATCGAGGTGGGCCGCTCAGCTGTAACCGGCCCTGGCGAGCTGTGGATGCAGGCCGACGACTCGGTGGTGGCCCAGAACATCCATGAGACCATCTTGGAGGCTATGAAAGCGCTCAAGGAGCTTTTCGAGTTCCGGCCGCGCAGCAAGAGCCAGTCCTCGGGCTCCTCCGCCACGCATCCCATTAGTGTCCCCGGCGCTCGTCGGCACCACCACCTGGTCAACCTGCCCCCCAGCCAGACTGGCCTGGTGCGTCGCTCGCGCACCGACAGCCTGGCTGCTACCCCGCCGGCTACCAAATGCAGCTCATGCCGTGTGCGCACGGCCAGCGAGGGCGATGGCGGTGCGGCGGCGGGAACTGGGGCGGTAGGTGGAAGGCCCGTGTCGGTGGCTGGGAGCCCCCTGAGCCCGGGGCCGGTGCGCGTGCCCCTGAGTCGCTCACACACCCTGAGCGGCGGCTGCGGTAGCCGCGCGAGCAAGGTGACGCTGCCGCCGGCAGGGGGCGCCCTGCAACATAGCCGCTCCATGTCCATGCCCATGGCGCACTCGCCCCCGGCAGCCACCAGCCCAGGCAGCCTTTCGTCCAGCAGCGGGCATGGCTCGGGTTCCTACCCACTGCCTCCGGGCCCGCACACGCACCTGCAGCATCCCCTGCACCACCATACGAGCCAGCGGCCCTCCAGCGGCAGCGCCTCAGCCTCTGGCTCCCCCAGCGATCCCGGCTTCATGTCCTTGGATGAGTATGGCTCCAGCCCTGGGGATCTGAGAGCCTTCTGCAGCCACAGAAGCAACACACCTGAGTCCATTGCCGAGACACCCCCGGCAAGGGATGGCAGTGGGAGCGAGCTATATGGGTACATGACCATGGACAGGCCCCTGAGCCACTGTGGCCGCCCCTACCGTCGGGTCTCAGGGGATGGAGCTCAGGACTTGGACAGAGGGCTGAGAAAGAGGACTTACTCCCTGACTACACCTGCTCGGCAGCGGCCAGTGCCCCAACCCTCCTCTGCATCCTTGGATGAATACACTCTGATGCGGGCCACCTTCTCTGGCAGCTCAGGCCGACTCTGCCCGTCCTGCCCGACATCTTCTCCCAAAGTGGCCTACCACCCTTATCCTGAAGACTATGGCGACATTGAGATTGGGTCCCATAGGAGCTCTAGCAGTAACTTGGGCACAGACGATGGTTACATGCCCATGACCCCTGGCGTGGCCCTCatgggtggtggcagtggcagctGCAAGAGCGACGACTACATGCCCATGAGCCCCACCAGCGTGTCTGCCCCCAAGCAGATCCTGCAGCCACGGGCTGCTGCTGCAGCCTTGCCCCCCACCGGTCCTGCAGTGCCGGCACCCGCCAATGCAGCAGTCAGGGCCTTTCCAGAGAATGGGGCCAGCTACAAAGCTAGCTCCCCGGCCGAAAGCTCCCCCGAGGACAGTGGATACATGCGCATGTGGTGTGGCTCCAAGCTGTCCATGGAGAACACCGACAGCAAGCTGCTTCCCAACGGGGACTACCTCAACATGTCCCCCAGCGATGCAGGCACTTTGGAGACCCCACCTGACTTCTTCTCAGCAGCCTTGCATGGCGGAGAGATGCTCAGGGGCGTCCCTGGCTACTGTTACAGCTCTTTGCCCCGCTCCTACAAGGCTCCCTACACGTGCAATGGGGACAATGACCAGTATGTGCTCATGAGCTCCCCCGTGGGGCGCATCCTggaagaggagaggcaggagccTCAGGCCAGTGTGGCGACCACACAGTCGGCCAGCGTCTTGGTGGCTGGGGTCGGTGGGGTTGGGCACACCCAGCCGCCTCACTCCGTGGTGCCTTCTCCAGGGAGGCTAGGTAGCAGCAGCAGTAGCCGCGCAGAGGGCTTCCTGAACCAGCGTTGCCGGGCAGTGAGGCCCACGCGCCTATCCCTGGAGGGGCTTCAGACCCTACCCAGCATGCACGAGTACCCTTTACCACCCGAGCCCAAGAGTCCGGGCGAGTATATCAATATTGACTTTGGGGAGGCGGGAGCACGCTTGTCGCCACCTGCCCCTCCGCTGCTGGCTTCGGCAGCCTCGTCCTCCTCTCTGCTGTCTGCTAGCAGCCCAGCCTCTTCCCTGGGCTCAGGCACCCCAGGCACTAGCAGCGACAGCCGGCAGCGCTCCCCGCTCTCTGACTACATGAACCTTGACTTCAGTTCTCCCAAGTCACCTAAGCCTGGTACCCAGACTGGTGACCCGGTGGCCTCCTTGGATGCCCTCCTATCTCCCGAGGCCTCTTCCCGGTACCCGCCATTGCCCCCACGCCCTGCTGCCCCCTCTTCCTTGAAGTCAcagccacctcccccaccctccccaggagAGTTGTACCGCCTGCCTCCTGCATCCACATCCCAGGGCCCCAGCGCTGCCTCCTCTTCGTCCTCAGAGACTGGGGACAATGGTGACTACACCGAGATGGCCTTTGGCGTGGCTGCCACCCCGCCACAACCCATCGTCGCCCCCCCCAAACCAGAAGGTGCCCGCGTGACCAGCCCCACATCTGGCATGAAGAGGCTGAGTCTCATGGATCAGGTGTCTGGAGTTGAGGCCTTTCTGCAGGCTGGCCAGCCTCCAGACCCACACCGGGGGGCCAAGGTCATCCGTGCAGACCCGCAGGGGGGCCGCCGCCGCCACAGCTCTGAGACTTTTTCCTCAACCACCACTGTGACTCCCGTGTCTCCATCCTTTGCCCACAACCCGAAGCGCCACAACTCGGCCTCTGTGGAAAATGTCTCTCTCAGGAAAAGCAGCGAAGGGGGTGGCAGCGGTGTCCTTGGTGGGGGCGATGAGCCCCTTCCATCCCCCCACCAGTTGCAACCACAGCTCCCCCAGCAGGCTCAGCCATGGACACCAAGTCAGCCTGGGGGCCTGGTTGGCTGCCCTGGGGGCAGTGGCTCTCCAATGCGCAGGGAGACATCTGCTGGCTTCCAGAATGGCCTCAACTACATTGCCATCGATGTGAGGGACGAGCCAGGGCCCTCGCCGTCCCAGCAGCAACACCCACAATTGCATCCACAGCAGCATCCACATCCCCAGCCAGGCGACAAGAGCACCTGGGGCCGGACCCGTAGCCTTGGGGGTCTCATCAGCACTGTGGGGGCTGGCAGTGCtggtggggtgtgtggggggccAGGCCCTGGACCCCTGCCCTCCAACACCTATGCCAGCATCGACTTCTTGTCCCATCACCTGAAGGAGGCCACCATTGTGAAAG ATATCCATGACCTGACCAGGAAagcccccttctcctcctgtGCAGAGGAGGCCTCCTGGCCGCCAGCAGCCCCCTCCACTCATAACGCCTCCTGTTCTGAAAACCTGCCGCTGCTAGATGCCCTGCCCTCCACCACAGCGGCCACTGTAGTTGGAGGTGGGCAGTCCCATTTGGCGGGGCAGCTCTGTGTTACCAACCCTTCAGGCTGA